A stretch of DNA from Rothia mucilaginosa:
CTCACCGCGATGGGCTCACGCTACTACGCACGCAAACTGCGGGGCCGTCTGCAGACCGGCGTGGAGAAGGCAGTACAGACCTGCGTGGTCGCACCGATACAGCAGGAGGCAAAGCGCCTGAACGCATACCGCAAGGCGCTGGACATCTAGCCGAACCGTCCGGCAGACTCAAAGCGCGCACAGAAGAATCCCTCCCCACCTCAATCGAGGCGGGGAGGGATTCTTCCATTAAATCTATACGCTACTGAAGCTTAGTCTTCGTCAGAAGCCTCAGCGCACGGCGCCTGCTGAGACGCCGCAAGCTCACGCAGACCGTCCGTAATCGCCTGAGCAGCCTTAACGACCAGCTCGGGGTAGTTGCGGTTCGGCTGGCGGGTCATGCGGTCAATCGGGCCCGAAATGGACACAGCCGCAATGACCTTGCCGCCGGGGGCACGCACCGGAGCAGAAACCGAGGCGGTACCGCGCTCGCGCTCACCCACGGACTGCGCCCAGCCGATGCGGCGCACAGCCGCGAGCATGGCGGCGCTGAAGTGCGCATCGCGCAGACCTTCAACAATGCGATTTTGGTCTTCCCACGCGAGCAGAACCTGGGCGGCGGAACCAGCCTGCATGGACAGCTGGGTACCGACCGGAATAGATTCGTGCATGCCGGAGGGGCGCGGAGCGGTCGCAACGCACACGCGCCAGTCGCCCTGGCGGCGGTACAGCTGGGTGGACTCGTCAGCTTCGAGGCTGAGCTTCTGCAGAATCGGGTCTGCCACGGTGATGAGCTCGTCAGCAATGGTTGCGGATGCGAGTTCGGTCAGACGGGGGCCGAGCATGAAGCGTCCCTGCACGTCGCGGGCTACGAGGCGGTGGTGTGCCAGTGCCACGGCGAGGCGGTGCGCGGTGGGGCGCGCCAGACCGGTTGCCTTGACGAGGTCGCCCAGGGATACGGGTCCTGCCTCGAGGCAATCAAGGATGAGGGTCGCCTTGTCGAGCACGCCAACGCCGGAGGAGCCGTGGGAGTGTACCTCTACCATCTGCTCGTCGGCGGCCATGTGTTCGGGCGGCTTGACGGGGTCGACAATCGGTGCGTTGTGGTGTGTGGATGCGTTGGGGTGACGCATTCCGTGTGCGTTAAAACGTGAGGCGGAAGGAGTCATTCTTATATTCTATCTCAGAATATGAAAGATACCCCGGACTTCATGGACTCTTT
This window harbors:
- a CDS encoding IclR family transcriptional regulator codes for the protein MTPSASRFNAHGMRHPNASTHHNAPIVDPVKPPEHMAADEQMVEVHSHGSSGVGVLDKATLILDCLEAGPVSLGDLVKATGLARPTAHRLAVALAHHRLVARDVQGRFMLGPRLTELASATIADELITVADPILQKLSLEADESTQLYRRQGDWRVCVATAPRPSGMHESIPVGTQLSMQAGSAAQVLLAWEDQNRIVEGLRDAHFSAAMLAAVRRIGWAQSVGERERGTASVSAPVRAPGGKVIAAVSISGPIDRMTRQPNRNYPELVVKAAQAITDGLRELAASQQAPCAEASDED